Proteins encoded within one genomic window of Triticum aestivum cultivar Chinese Spring chromosome 2D, IWGSC CS RefSeq v2.1, whole genome shotgun sequence:
- the LOC123054696 gene encoding peroxisome biogenesis protein 22, which translates to MASESAAAASASSPAAARAGAGKDDELADLVRRIVDVLSRYSDRLPFDLDRQKLRSLTTLAAIAITIVFAWKLLRAPPEQPRRPRRRDAPSSSNTSSRSQPGALVGTDACSSVDSRAHEAINQLFQPVNLTLEQLVRHKLSEGRRVTCRLLGVILEETTPEELQNHVTVRPSVLEVLLEIAKICDVYLMEHVLDDESEEKVLSALSEAGLFTSGSLVREKVLFCSTEIGRTSFVRQLEPDWHIDSSPEIVHQLSRFIKYQLHISPQQTERVSPNVFSSASLEQFFGGLDQR; encoded by the exons atggcgtcggagTCCGCCGCGGCGGCGTCGGCTTCGtccccggcggcggcgcgggccggggccGGGAAGGACGACGAGCTGGCCGATCTGGTGCGGCGCATCGTCGACGTCCTCTCCCGCTACTCCGATCGCCTCCCCTTCGACCTCGACCGCCAG AAGCTTCGCTCGCTTACCACACTTGCTGCAATTGCCATCACAATTGTATTTGCCTGGAAACTGTTGAGAGCTCCTCCAGAGCAACCTCGGAGGCCACGGAGACGGGATGCTCCATCATCTAGCAACACAAGCAGTAGATCACAGCCAGGTGCTTTGGTCGGAACAGATGCCTGCTCATCAGTAGATTCAAGAGCACATGAAGCGATCAATCAGCTTTTCCAACCAGTAAAT CTGACTCTTGAGCAGCTTGTCAGGCATAAACTGAGCGAAGGGCGAAGG GTTACCTGCCGGTTACTTGGTGTGATTTTGGAGGAAACAACTCCAGAGGAGCTCCAG AATCACGTCACAGTGAGACCTTCTGTCTTGGAGGTTCTTCTAGAAATTGCAAAAATTTGTGACGTCTATCTGATGGAGCACGTTCTTGATGATGAAAGTGAG GAAAAGGTACTGTCTGCCCTTAGTGAAGCTGGGCTTTTTACCAGTGGCAGTTTGGTGAGAGAGAAG GTTCTGTTCTGCAGTACGGAAATTGGTCGCACCTCTTTTGTCCGGCAACTGGAACCTGACTGGCACATTGACTCGAGTCCTGAAATCGTTCACCAGTTATCT AGGTTTATCAAGTATCAGCTGCACATTTCGCCACAGCAAACGGAGAGGGTGTCACCCAATGTTTTCAGCTCTGCAAGCTTGGAACAGTTCTTTGGAGGTCTTGATCAGAGATGA